Genomic window (Leptospira kirschneri serovar Cynopteri str. 3522 CT):
TACACCTTGTTTGGCGGAAAGCGCTCCCCAGTAACCTTCACCGCTGGGAGGACAAAGAACTAGATTCCCTTCTTCGTCTCCAACCACAGCGTGTAAAAGTGTAAGATCCGGGTTTAAAGGGAGAATATAAACTAAATCCACTCCTTTTTTACCTCTATAATTTGAAGAATGGGAGCCGTTGATACCTTGGTGTTTTGGATCCGGAAGTAAAAAAGCCGTTTTGCCTAACTTATCTAAAATTAGATCACTACCTAAAAGAGAATTTGTGATAAAACCTGGAAGTCGCATCGCTCCGGCCATCAATCTTTGAACGATACTGAGTAGGGACCAGAGTTCTAGTTCGAACGGTTTCCCTTCCAATAAATTAGAGTATAATGAATTAGGAGCAGGTTTAGGATAATTGTCTCCCGCAAAACCGGTGATCATCTTTTTTACTACTTTAGAAATTGTAAGAGCGTGTGCGCTGGAATGAATTCCTGCCATACTAATCACAAATTCAGGATTTGAATTTTGAAAACAACGAGCGAGAGAATAGATGAGAGCATTCGGTCTGGACATGGTCGCGGAAAGGTGCAGATACATTTTAGGTTGCACCGTTTCACGGATCATCTCGTCAGGATTTTGAAAGATCTTCGTGTTTTTTTCCAATGAATTCTATACTTCCCAATCAGTGTGAAGATGATTCGTTTAAAATTTCCGATTAGGAGCGAACCTCCCATACTTCGCCTAAAAGAAAAAAGTAATATTCTATTACAAAAAAAGATATTCTTTTGTAAATCTTGAATACTTTACAGCGAATCTTTTTTTACAAATGTCGAATGGGTTTAAAACAAGTTACAACGGTAGAAAGATTTTACTTTTAAGAATTCTATAGCAAGAACTTTTTTATAAATTGCAACAAAACTCTGAATCGATTTAAGGAGAGTATTCTAAGAACCGAAATTATAATTAGGAAAGTCGTATATATTTACACTTAGTTTTGATAGAAAATTGATTTCAAAATTGTAAAGTAATAATGACTCAAATAACGTGAAGTAATTTATGTCCCTCACACGTTAGCCGATAAGTGATAACAATGACAGATATGCAGATAGAATTTCCGGGAAAGTATCATTTTTCTACGGAGTTATTCATAAGAAAAACGGATCTCGCTTTAGATATTCACGTATCTTTTGCGTCCATTTTAGATTTAGTCATGGAAGCACATCTGCAGTTCTTTCAGTATCTAGGATTTTCTGTCACGGATATTTATGGAAAAAGTATCATTTTTGCGAACGCTAGGATTTTATATCAGGGAGAATTACTCTATAAAGATCAAGTTAAGATAGACGTAGTTTTAGATAATTTAGGGGAGAAATCTTTTGATCTGACCTTTCGTCTTTCCAAAGATCAAAGGAAAGAGAAAGTAGCTCTCATAAAAATTAGGGTTTTATTTTTCGATTATTCCATCCGTAAAGTAGTGTCTGTTCCGGAAGGTTTTAGAAAAATTTTTACGGAAGAAAAAATTCCAGTTTATACTTCTTCTCAGATTGAAATGGTTCAGGAGACAAGTTCTGTTCGAAGTAAAAGTTTTGATAAACTGGAGGTTTTGCGTTTTGCACATGGTCTTACTCTTAAATTATACAGGATTGGAAATAAAGCTGAAGTGATCAAAGAACATGGCTCTCTTCTGGAACATATCCGTTCTGTTTCTATTCTTTTGCCGGTTCGAATTTCGGGAGCCTGGGGGAGTAGGATTCTTTCGGAAAAAATCAAAAACATTCTAAAAGCGAAAGTACATTTGGAAGAACTCAGATACCTTTTGATTTTACTACAGGATCTAAAAATCGATTCGATTGAAAGCGAGTTATCTGATTTAGAAATGATAGACAAACATCTGAAAAAATATCTTATCCGGGTTCGGAATGGAAAAACTAGAAAACTAAATTGAGAGCCCACCCAAAATCTTAGAATCAATCATTTTTGAATTTTCAATAAAATATGTGAGTTCCCACAAAAACTATCTGTAATTTGATTATTTAGGAGAACTTCCATAAAAAATGAATTTCTAATTTAAACGAGATGGTTCAATCGTCGATTTTCGTCCACAAATTGAATTCTGATCGAAAATGATAAAGCAGGTTTCCGAATCTAAACGTTAGATTTGTGCGAAGGTTTGCAAGTCTGTATTTAATAGGGTCTCTTTGAGTTTATGGAAATTTTTTGAAGTAGATTCTATAAAAGCTAAAATTTCAATTTTAAAGCTTTATCAGTAAGTTATAATATTAAAATATAAAATTTGGAGAATATCATGAAGGATAAAGTTGCCATTGTGACCGGAGGAAGTACTGGAATTGGAAAAGCGGTCGTAAAGGAATTTGTCTCCAAGGGTGTTAAAGTTGTTTTTTGTGGTCGTAGATTGGAAGAGGGAAAAAAATTGGAATCCGAAGTGCGTGCCGAAGGTGGAGACGTATATTTCGTAACCTGTGACGTAACTTCTGGAGAACAGGTAAAAAAGGTAGTGGATACCGCCTTGGAAAAATTTGGAAGATTGGATTTCGGAATCAACAACGCTGGGATTATGGGCCTCAACCATCCTTTACACGAATATCCGGAAGACGTTTGGGATAAAGTGGTGAACGTAAATCTCAAAGGAACTTGGTTATCGATGAAATATCAAATTCCGGAAATGATCAAAATAGGAGGAGGGGCTGTGGTAAATGTTTCTTCTATATCTGGAATCAACGGAGTTGTTGGAATCAATCCTTATGCGGCCGCAAAACATGGTGTTGTAGGACTTACAAAAAGCGCCGCACTAGAATACGCGAAAAAAAATATTCGAGTCAATGCGATTTGTCCGGGAGCTGTAAAGACTGAAATTTTAGACGAACTTTTTCATCTCGCAAAAGATCCCGTAGAAGCGGAAAGACAGTTGGTAAAATTACATCCTATTCATAGAATTGCTTCCCCTGAAGAAATTTCTAAAACCGTACTTTGGCTTTGTAGCGAAGATTCTTCTTTTATTACCGGGACCGCGATTCCTGTGGACGGTGGATATTCCGCGAAATAAAAGTTGGAAATTAAAAAACGTAATCTGTGGGAACTATCACACAAGTTTTGATGAAGAAAAAGTGCGAGTTACGAAGAAACGTAATCTGTGGGAACTACTACGTTTGCCAAAACGGTTCCAAGTGATATACTGATAAAAGTAGCTATCAATTTAGTTCTATTTGGATTGTCTAAGTGAAATTCTCATCAACCTGTAATATGATTGGAAATTTTATAGAAACGATTCTGGTTTAAGGAGTGTTATTTTTAGAACTAAATCGTACTAATTGGGTTATAGCTTATTCAAAAAAAAGAATGTACTAAAGATTTGTTCTTGAATTTCATAAATGACACATATTTATAATATAATTTTAGAAAGTATTTTAATTTTCAGTGTTTCTCCATGATTGTTAATTATTTTGGAATTACAGAAAAAGGAAATTTTCGTTCCCATAACGAGGACTCGATGTATGTATCCGGTGAAATTGTAGCCGGAACGGTTTCAGGGTCTTTTTCTTCTTCGGGAATGAGAGAGGCCCCTTTGATTCTTGCGCTTGCTGATGGAATGGGCGGACATATTTCCGGAGAAATTGCAAGTAGAATGACACTTGAAAAACTCGCCTGGACGGAAAGGGCGGTTCAACCTTTGGATGAATTATCTCGTGTAGGTTGGCAGAGTTTATTCAGCATCATCAATCACGAAATCAACGATTATGCTAAAGAAACCGGAAAGCTGGGAATGGGTGCCACGTTAGTCGGTATTTTGTTCGGAAAAAGAAAGGTTTTGGTCTTTAATATGGGAGATAGTAGGGCCTATCATTTTTCTTCCCAAGGGATTCAAAAGATAACGGTCGATCATTCTTTTGCGGGTCCGGTCAAAGAAAACCAGGTTTCCAGAAGTTACATTACTAGTTGTATTGGAGGAGGTACTACCGATCTTCAGATGGATCTTTTCGATATTACAAATTCTTTAAACGTAGGAGATCGTATTCTTCTTTGTACGGATGGATTAACGGACGTAATTAAGATAGACGATTTAGAGGAAATTTTAAAAAACTCATCCAACGCAAAAGAAGCTTGTTATCATCTTTTAGAAGAAGCAAATCTAAGAATGACTAAGGATAATACTTCCGTGATCGTAATCGAGGTTCAAGAAATTATACTTCCCAATTCCAGAACTTGGAAATTTACTCCAAACGAAAAAAAACTGTAAGAGTAAAAAAGAAATTTCCGCTTGGTGTTTTTTCAAAAGAGGAACGAAATGGAAAATCAGATTTTCTTAATATTTCCAAAAAACCAAGCCCCGCTCCTTTACTGGATTTAGGCCTTTCACCTTTAATTTTTTGTAGATATAATTCTTTTACTTCTGCTTCCGAAAGAGATAAAAAATGATCCAGTTTTTTTTCTAAAGTTGATGCAGTCTCTTCGCTAAGAAGATTTGCGGTAGAAAGTTTAAGTATATGATTTTTTTCTTTTACTAAAATTAGACCAACTCCATAATCTCCTTCTTTTTCCAAAGAGTAGTGGCTTACATTCTGGACCATTTCTATAAATACGTTTAGGATTTTGTTTTTCCCTTTTTGATTTGTAATTCTATCTTTTAGAATTTCGGTGAGGTTTCCTAAAATTTCATGAGTTACTGCACCTTGGTAATAGAGAACCGATTTTAATTTTTTCAAATAATCGTATTGTCTATACAGTTTGTCGAATTCCATCCTACTTTCCTTAAAGAAGATCTGGTGCGGTAAGACTTACGAAAGAAGATTGACTTCCGATCGCAAAGGCCATTGAAATTGCGTTTCTAAGTCGAACCTTTCTGGCACCATCCGTGATATGATCATGATCGCATTCTGGGTCCACGTCTTTTAGATTGATCGTAGGACAGAGAATTTGTTTTTCAAGCATGAGGGCCGTTGCCGCAACGTTGATAATTCCTGCCGCTCCGAAGGTATGACCAAAAATCGGTTTGATAGAACCGAGAGGAGCCCATTTATTCCGAGCAAGCCCGTTATATAAAATTTTGAGAGCCCTACTTTCTGCCATGTCGTTGTTGATCGTTGCGGTTCCATGTCCGCAGAAATAATCAATGTCTCCTAGATTGAGTCCGCTGATTTTTAAAAGTCGGTTTAAACCGTTCGCAGCTTTTTTGCCGGTAAGGTCCATTCTCATTGCGTGATCCGCTTCGTTGTAGCTGAAGGTTCCTAAAACTTCCGCATAAATTCTAGCACCTCTTGCGATGGCGTGATCCATTCTTTCCATACAAAGAACGGCGGCGCCTTCTCCTAAAATAAAACCGTCTCGATTTCGATCATAAGGTTTGATTGCGGATTTAGGATTATCTTTTTCAGAGGACATAACGGAACTTACCGGATCGGAATACATCATCATGAGAGGTTTGATCAAAGGAAATTCGTGACCTCCTGCATACATTACTTCTGCTCTTCCTTTTCGGATCGCCTGGTAGCAAAGACTGATTGCATGATGTCCTCCTACACAGGCGGCTGTGATTGTGGTTACAAAACCTTGTACGTTCGCGTAAATTGCGGTAAGATTTGTAGGATTGGAAGCCATAGAAGTAAGAACCGAATAACGATCAAAAACGTTTGGATCCTTTTCTTCGTGATAAAGTTTCCAAGCATGTTCCCACCAAGCGAGAGAAGCTCTAGAGGAAGAATCTATAAAACCTACTTTGGACGGATCAACGGAATCCTTTTCTAATTTAGCGTCCCTTCGTGCTTCTTCCATCGCGGACATAATTGCGAAAGTTTCCCGATTATAATGTTTTGAATGTTTTTCGTCTAAATCGGGTAAGAACTTTTTCCAGTCGAAGTCGTTCATTTCTGCTGCAACTTTTACAGGCATATCGTCGGTTGGAAATCTGGTAATCGTATCTATTTGGGAATTCCCTTCGGAAAGATTTTTCCAAAAAGTGTCCACGGAATACGTATTCGGAAGGATAACTCCTATTCCGGTAATAGCAACTCTTGAATTGTGATTGGTTTTTGGTTTGTCCATGCTCATCTGATTTTGCCGCTTGTCCTAAGAGTAATCAAAAACTTTGTATTTTAGAACGTTAAGTTTTATGTTTTTTTGAAATCAATAACGCATAACGCGTATTTGATTTTTTATTTCCCTTAAACCAAATCTTAATTTAATTACGGATTTACTTTTCATTCTTTTTATAAATCGTCCACCGAAAAAAATTTATGTCCGTATATTCTGTATTTTAAGAGAATCGACTTTTTACAAAAATCGAAAAAACGGTTCGCTTAAAATTCAAAGTTTATAATAAACTCCGAATTCTATTTTAGATTTGATTTAGGAAATGATTTAAATATAACATTAGACGATATAAATCAAAGCAAAAAAATAAGAAGGATCGTTTTTAGGGAACAACCTTTATATAACATCTATTACCATTCGGACATATGAAAATAATACTATCATGAACTTGTTTCAAAAGTTAGAATATACAACCTACTTTAAAAACGACCAACAATTCCAGATTAGATACAATTATTGAGAACTTCTATATTTTTATAAAATCGACAGTTAATTTGTACCATTTTTATACGTCAGAGTAGTTAAAAGTAAGAATCCAAGAATATTCTAAAATTCAATTCTTTTGTAAAATTACGTCTCTCTAGTAATAATTACTTCGGAGTAATATAATAAAATACCACAAATTTTGATCTCAAATGTCTGTTTACTGCTCGGACAGAATACTTGGGTTAGATTGTTTCAAAAATTTGAATATTTTGGTCCTGCTTTAAAATGCAGTAAATCCCGAATTTGCGGTATTTTTTAAATACTGCTATTTTTTTCGTAAGTTCGGCCGTTAATAACTTGGTACTATTTTCATGCGCCCGGGTAGTAAATATAAATATTAGGTTTTGCTATAGTTGTTACTGATCTCTATAAAATTGAGTACCATTAATTTTATCACAAAACACTGGTTTCATGCAAAATATTAGGTACTTTATTATATAGTTTATGAGTAATACGAAAACATTAGAGTTGTTGAAAAATTAATTCTTGATCTGTTTGTATTGGATTGAATGGACAATTGAAGCAATTTTACGAATTTTCACTATGGAATTTTTCAACAACTCTATTGAATACTTTATTAATTTGTTGAAAAATGAATTTTCCATCTGTTTCTATAAAAAATTGTAAGTAATAGAAAATTACTCAGGAACTATAGAATAAAATTATTTAAAATTCTATCTGATAGACTTCGAAATTTATGTATTTAATTGTATAGGAATCAAGTAGTATGATTTGTATAAACTCTGAGTTAGCTGGTCTGAACTTTGCAGATCGATTCCTAAAATGTGGAAACTACTAACAATTTTAAAATTTGTTTATAAAATCGTGGTATCCCTACTTTTATAGGTTAGAACTTTATACTATTCTAAAATTTTAAATAACGTGAATTCGGTATAATGCGAAAGGGATCGATGCGGAGTCAAGTTATTGAAATTAAAGAAGTTGAATGTATAACTATAATACACAATAACTTGACTATAGCTAAAGAGCCCGGTCCCGCCTGTTTGGTTTAATTTTTCTTTTTCAAACCATTGGCGGGATTTGCCCCGTCTAACTCACGTTAATTTAAAACTTACTTTGTATCGTAGCAGAGTTTTCGGACGACTTTTAATAATTCTTCTGAGTTCCAAGGTTTTGGAATGATCATACAAGTTCCCGCTTCTTGTTGAACCTTTTTAAAAATTCCTTCTTCAATATGTCCTGTTACTAAAATGGAAGGAATTTCTGGATATTTTTTATGTACTTGAATTAAAAACTCGTCTCCATTTGTAATCGGCATCAACCAATCGGAAACGATCAGTACTATTTTGGTTCCTTTCGAAACTAAATCGTCTATTACCTCTAAGGCTTCGGTGGCGTCTTGAGCCGTTTCAAAAATAAATTGGTGTCCGAGTTTCCTTTTTAACTCTTGCACTAAAGAAATCAAAATGATCGGTTCGTCATCCACGCAAAGAATTGCGTTCGGCTCATTTTTTAAATTCAATTTGATCTCCAACTTCTAATTCACAGTTTCCGGTACGTTTTTTCGAAGAATGAAAAATCGCACTGGGAAAAGTATTTCGCTTTGAGTTGATTCGGCCTTAACTGTTCTAAGGCGGCTCATTTTTTGGAAAATACAAGCCGATTTTAGGTATTCGCATTAATTTTTAACGGTAATAAAAGAAAACTCTCATCTCCAACCGAGTTTTATACTCGTTCGAAAGTTGAGAGTTGAATGGAAATATAGGATTAACAGAGCTATTAGAAAATCAAAATGGAAGATTTTCTAATAGAAATAATTTATTGTTCTACACAAACGATTCGGATCGGTTCGGAACTATTTGTGGTCTGATTGCACGGTCTATTGGTATAAGATAGTGCGACAGACTTTACATTAGTATTCGCACTTCCGATTCTACCTAAATAATTGGATGCGCTACTTTTCCAATTGTTACAGTTGTTTCCGGTTGCGGTAGTAAAATCAGAGTTGAGTCCAGTCCAAATAAAACCATTTCCTTCGGATTCTTCTCCGAATTCGTTAGTCATGCTGGAAAATAAACCATTTGCATCGGTGGTAAATAAGGGTGCTCCGTCGAGTCTTTTATAAGAGGTATTTGGTCTTAAAACCCAGTTAACAGGGTTAGGAGTAGCACGTCTTGTGGCTGGAGTAGAAGGAATGGTTATAGCTTGATCCACTGCCATTGCTTTGTAAGTACCTTTTCCAAGTAACTCTATCGGTTTCATTGTATCATTATTGCAGATGGAGTCCATTCCTGCAATTCCACCGTAGTTTCCATTATGACCAATTGGCGAAAGAGGAGCCAAATAAATATATTTGAAAAAGCGTAGCGGAGGTGCTAGTTGTTCCACACAATATAACTTGCCTCCAGTACTGCATGTTGCGAGTCCTGGTACAATTAGGGCAGAATTGAAAATTGCATCGGAAGTAATCGAGTTATAATTTCCGATCGTTCCAGCATTGATGTCGGCTCCGTCTGTCCAGTTATTACAATTGTAAGGTGCAGTGGTCCAATTTGGATTGAGGCCTGTCCAAGTTACGCCACCCAAATCGGTGATACTGTCAGGACGAATTTTATTTGTTAAAGGGAAGGTGAATAACTTTTTACTATTTGTAGTTCCAATCGTAGGTGTACCTGTTGTGGCTTGACTATAAACGGTATTTGCTTGTAGTACCCAGTTGATTTGGCCATCTCCTGCGTTGCCGGCAACACTGGCTCTTCGATTGATACCATCCGCCAGTAGTGCTTTGTAGGAATAGTAAGGGCTCCCTTTCAAATCTGCAGGGACCTTACGCATACACCATTCGTCTGCTCCGTAGATTCCTCCTAACCCTCCATGATGTGCCGGTGCAAGAAATATATACGTCGGGCTAGACGGTAATAAATTTTCACTATCTGTATTCGTTGCATCTGAAGGATCTTCCTCTAAAGCCAAATCGCTGTAATGAAAACCCTTTTTGTTATTCGGTTGAATTTCTTTTTTTTCCAAGAGGGACAAAAGTGTAGAAAACATATTGTCCTTTTCGTTTTGGGTTTCGCTACAAGACACAAAGAATAAAATCCCTGCGAGTAGTGCGACTAACTTGTATTTGTAATTCATCAATAAACTCCTTTTGAATTTGTAACTTTTTTCATTTCTCTTTTGGGAATAGGTTCGAAATGATTTGAAAGTAGAAAGTTAAGAGATTTGAAGATGTAAAATTTCTCCATCTTTTTTCACATATATGGAATTAAAATTTCTTATTTTATATAAAAAAATATTTAACATAAGTTAGTTGCAATATGAAAAAAATATTTCTAAAATGGAATTTTTATTTTTTATGGTAAATATTAAAGGTGAGTGACGGTAGCTGAGTTTTCGGTTAGAGATTTGATTGGAATGTAGGCAAGTAGTGCGAATGTAAAGTGTTACTTACGGGGCGAATGGTTTATCATAAAAGGAAATTAGAAAAAGCAATAATTAACAAAGTTCGATATCGAAAAAGTGAATTTATGGGTTCTTACATTTTCAGAATGGATTTATAAAACCCAGATTTGCAAAGCTCCACAGATACATATAGTATAAGATGAATCGGTAGTAATATTCCTACATTCTTTTTATGAAATATTCAGCGCTATAATTTAACTTGAATTCGACCATAATTCATTTTCTGAAAAAAGTTGGAATCTGAACTTTATAGATCGATTCCTAAAATCTGGAAACACTAACAATTTTAAAATTTGTTCGTAGTATCGTTGTTTTCACGTTTGGGCGGTACTATTCTAAAATCGGAAATAAAGTCTTTCAAAACTTTTGTTTTTTGATTTGTTAAAACGAACTGATTTCAGAATCGATTTCATAGTTTTTTGTTCTTTTTCACCATGATAAAAAACAAAGGGAATTATGACGGAAATAGATTTACCGCTTTATGTTGGTTTCTATAAATTTCTGTTTTTATTTACTACTTTCTACTTCGATCACTTCCGATTCTTTCAAAGAAAATTCGGCCTTACCAAGACCTCTTTTTCTTCTGTCCACGATCCAGTAGAGATAAAGAACAATGGCAAAAACACTCTGAAGTATAAACTGTGCTAAGTGAACCGTGGTCGCATAAAACAAACCTTCGGAAGCATTTCGATTCATCAAAACGAATGCAGACGTTACCGAAGCGTGAAACACTCCCGCGCCCGAGGGGGCGGATGGAACCATCACACCAACCGCACCAGCAAACATGATGAGTACGATACCGGCGTAATTCATCGGAATTCCGACTAGTTTCAGAAGAACTGCATAACTGAAAGCATAACCAATCAACCAAGTAAGAGCGGTTAGAAAAGATGGAAAAATGAATTTTTTAAAAACTAAAAAATTTCCTAGATCCCGAATGTAATGCGCAAGTTTATGTAGAAACCAATCTTTTTTTCCAAAAAGACCCGCGATCCAAGCGAGAATTTTAATGATCGTTTCGTTTAAAAAACGAATCGCTATTAAACCTAAAAAAATTCCTAAGATTACCAAAGAAGAAATGATAAAAAAAGAATTACTGCTTTCGTCTTTGATTTCTAAGAACATCAAAGCACAAATACCTGCGGAAAATATAAAAGAAAAATCTAATACTTTTTCGATAAAAAGTGCGGTTACTAACGTCGGATATGGAAGAGAAGATTCTTTTTTACAAAAGTATAGGCGAAAAATATCTCCTCCTCTTGCGGGAAGAAACATATTTGCACCTACTCCGATAAAGGAAGAAAGCAGAGCATAACGGAAACCGACTTGTTTTCCCATTAGTAGATACCATCTCCAAGAGAATAGAACGATCCCCCAAGCGGAAGAGATTATAAAAGGAATCAGATAGATAGGTTCCCAATGTTCCTGAATTTTAGAAAATTCACTCAGATCCAATTTAGAAAATAAAAAACCGAGCGCGAATACGCTGACTAAGCTGCCAAATAGAATTCGTTTCAATGTTAAGTTCCTTTGTTTAACCCGGAGGCCAGTG
Coding sequences:
- a CDS encoding acyl-CoA thioesterase, yielding MTDMQIEFPGKYHFSTELFIRKTDLALDIHVSFASILDLVMEAHLQFFQYLGFSVTDIYGKSIIFANARILYQGELLYKDQVKIDVVLDNLGEKSFDLTFRLSKDQRKEKVALIKIRVLFFDYSIRKVVSVPEGFRKIFTEEKIPVYTSSQIEMVQETSSVRSKSFDKLEVLRFAHGLTLKLYRIGNKAEVIKEHGSLLEHIRSVSILLPVRISGAWGSRILSEKIKNILKAKVHLEELRYLLILLQDLKIDSIESELSDLEMIDKHLKKYLIRVRNGKTRKLN
- a CDS encoding SDR family NAD(P)-dependent oxidoreductase, whose translation is MKDKVAIVTGGSTGIGKAVVKEFVSKGVKVVFCGRRLEEGKKLESEVRAEGGDVYFVTCDVTSGEQVKKVVDTALEKFGRLDFGINNAGIMGLNHPLHEYPEDVWDKVVNVNLKGTWLSMKYQIPEMIKIGGGAVVNVSSISGINGVVGINPYAAAKHGVVGLTKSAALEYAKKNIRVNAICPGAVKTEILDELFHLAKDPVEAERQLVKLHPIHRIASPEEISKTVLWLCSEDSSFITGTAIPVDGGYSAK
- a CDS encoding PP2C family protein-serine/threonine phosphatase, with protein sequence MIVNYFGITEKGNFRSHNEDSMYVSGEIVAGTVSGSFSSSGMREAPLILALADGMGGHISGEIASRMTLEKLAWTERAVQPLDELSRVGWQSLFSIINHEINDYAKETGKLGMGATLVGILFGKRKVLVFNMGDSRAYHFSSQGIQKITVDHSFAGPVKENQVSRSYITSCIGGGTTDLQMDLFDITNSLNVGDRILLCTDGLTDVIKIDDLEEILKNSSNAKEACYHLLEEANLRMTKDNTSVIVIEVQEIILPNSRTWKFTPNEKKL
- a CDS encoding SiaB family protein kinase, with amino-acid sequence MEFDKLYRQYDYLKKLKSVLYYQGAVTHEILGNLTEILKDRITNQKGKNKILNVFIEMVQNVSHYSLEKEGDYGVGLILVKEKNHILKLSTANLLSEETASTLEKKLDHFLSLSEAEVKELYLQKIKGERPKSSKGAGLGFLEILRKSDFPFRSSFEKTPSGNFFFTLTVFFRLE
- a CDS encoding beta-ketoacyl-[acyl-carrier-protein] synthase family protein — its product is MDKPKTNHNSRVAITGIGVILPNTYSVDTFWKNLSEGNSQIDTITRFPTDDMPVKVAAEMNDFDWKKFLPDLDEKHSKHYNRETFAIMSAMEEARRDAKLEKDSVDPSKVGFIDSSSRASLAWWEHAWKLYHEEKDPNVFDRYSVLTSMASNPTNLTAIYANVQGFVTTITAACVGGHHAISLCYQAIRKGRAEVMYAGGHEFPLIKPLMMMYSDPVSSVMSSEKDNPKSAIKPYDRNRDGFILGEGAAVLCMERMDHAIARGARIYAEVLGTFSYNEADHAMRMDLTGKKAANGLNRLLKISGLNLGDIDYFCGHGTATINNDMAESRALKILYNGLARNKWAPLGSIKPIFGHTFGAAGIINVAATALMLEKQILCPTINLKDVDPECDHDHITDGARKVRLRNAISMAFAIGSQSSFVSLTAPDLL
- a CDS encoding response regulator translates to MNLKNEPNAILCVDDEPIILISLVQELKRKLGHQFIFETAQDATEALEVIDDLVSKGTKIVLIVSDWLMPITNGDEFLIQVHKKYPEIPSILVTGHIEEGIFKKVQQEAGTCMIIPKPWNSEELLKVVRKLCYDTK
- the lenD gene encoding endostatin-like outer membrane lipoprotein LenD — translated: MNYKYKLVALLAGILFFVSCSETQNEKDNMFSTLLSLLEKKEIQPNNKKGFHYSDLALEEDPSDATNTDSENLLPSSPTYIFLAPAHHGGLGGIYGADEWCMRKVPADLKGSPYYSYKALLADGINRRASVAGNAGDGQINWVLQANTVYSQATTGTPTIGTTNSKKLFTFPLTNKIRPDSITDLGGVTWTGLNPNWTTAPYNCNNWTDGADINAGTIGNYNSITSDAIFNSALIVPGLATCSTGGKLYCVEQLAPPLRFFKYIYLAPLSPIGHNGNYGGIAGMDSICNNDTMKPIELLGKGTYKAMAVDQAITIPSTPATRRATPNPVNWVLRPNTSYKRLDGAPLFTTDANGLFSSMTNEFGEESEGNGFIWTGLNSDFTTATGNNCNNWKSSASNYLGRIGSANTNVKSVALSYTNRPCNQTTNSSEPIRIVCVEQ
- a CDS encoding lysylphosphatidylglycerol synthase transmembrane domain-containing protein, producing MKRILFGSLVSVFALGFLFSKLDLSEFSKIQEHWEPIYLIPFIISSAWGIVLFSWRWYLLMGKQVGFRYALLSSFIGVGANMFLPARGGDIFRLYFCKKESSLPYPTLVTALFIEKVLDFSFIFSAGICALMFLEIKDESSNSFFIISSLVILGIFLGLIAIRFLNETIIKILAWIAGLFGKKDWFLHKLAHYIRDLGNFLVFKKFIFPSFLTALTWLIGYAFSYAVLLKLVGIPMNYAGIVLIMFAGAVGVMVPSAPSGAGVFHASVTSAFVLMNRNASEGLFYATTVHLAQFILQSVFAIVLYLYWIVDRRKRGLGKAEFSLKESEVIEVESSK